Below is a genomic region from Echinicola rosea.
CATCTTTTCGGTGTAGTCCAGTCGCTCAACCCACTTTTCGTCAGGGCTCAGCAGAATGACAGCTCCTCCTTTGATCGGATAACTCGGCAATGAACTCAGCTCCATCCATTTCTCTTTCTTTCCTTTGGGGTATTGCTGACTTAATTCTGCGATATCGGTAGTGACCACCAAGTAATCGAAAGGGGCGATGATTTTGGCGCGATCGGAAATGGTTTTTCGGCTATCAATGGTACCATCATCTATATTGGCCAGTTTCCACCCATTTAGGTCAATGTATTTGCTGCTATGGTTATAGATTTCCACAAATTTGGGTGTGCCACTGCGCGGATTGGAGAGCAGTTCATTCAGCAATATTTCCCCTCCTGATGCTAACGAGGGAAGTTGGAATGTAGCGGAATTGGCTGCGGGGTCTATTCCATTTCCTGCGCAGTCATACAGGTCGCCAACGGTGATTTCATAGGCAATTTTTTCTTCTAATGGCCTATCAAGCGTGAGTGTCACAGCATTGGTAGTGCCTTCGGCAAAGCTACTTTGGATGATGTTCAGTCCGTTGTTAAGTGTCCATCCTGCAGATAAGGCAGAGGAAGAAAGGGTTTCGTCAAAGGTCACTAAAATGTTGACGCTATCCCGGACGGTCGCACTGACCACACGAGGCCCCATCATGTCAGGAGTCGTGTCGAACACCGAATTTTCTTTCCCCGGCGTGCCTTTTTTGGAGGATTCAGAAGCCAGAAGGAGCAAGGATTGGTCACAGGAGAGGAAAGGATTGACTACCTCGAGGCTGAATCCGTCCGAGTCTTTGCTCCCGCTGCCATAGCTCTTTTTACTGTAAACTAAGCTGTCAATGACCGTCTTATTGGCGTCGCATATATAGACTTCTCCCTGGCTATTGGTATAACCGGGCCAGCTAGACAGGGCGAGGACGTTTCCGAAAGGCTCAAAATCCCGAGCATCATCTTCATCGACCAAAAGTACGTATTCCTCTGGCGCCATCAGGTATCCGGGTAGCTTTACGGCTTTTTTGTCGTCTTTCAGATAAAAGCCACCCAATTCAATTGCCTCGTCAGAGGCGTTGAAGATTTCTACATATTCAGCATATGGCAGTGGATTGTCCTTTTTGGGAGCGGCCATCACTTCATTGATGACGATAGCTTTAAAGTCCACAGCATCACTGTTCTTTGAGGTTTGTGAGCTCGGTCTTTCGTTTTGGTAAAGGAACCTTTCGTATGTAGCGCCGGTAAATGATGCGACAAAGCTCAAACGACCGTTTACGTGGTCATATAAAGCTTTGGGTTGTGGGTTATTTGGAGAGCAGAATGGTTTTGGGTTTTTTATGGAGTGGTCACGGTATATTTTGGGATTTTCTACTTCGTTAATAAATGATTTTCCGTAACTTGCGGCACCAAAAATAAACAGGGACTTTAACGTGATGTCTGCTGGTATTTTCGGAACTGTATAAGCATTTACATTTGTTAAAGCGGTCAAGGCTAAAAACATTGCAATGAACCTAAGCCGATGCAAATAGCAATTTGGGATTTTCATGACGTTTAAGGTTTACGACTACATACTGATCAATTCCAATTTGAGATGATCTCTGAGGGTAGTGGTTAAAAGTTAAAATTACTGAGGTAGTGTTTTTGACAGAAAGTATGCAAAAACTAAACATAACCATCAAAAACGGACTTATTCACAATAAGTAGGTGTTTATATACATAATAAAGTAATATAAATTTCAATTAATAGAAAGTTTTCAACAATGAAATTAGCTGTTGTGGGAGCCACAGGTCTAGTGGGCTCTGAAATTCTTGAAGTGCTTGCAGAGCACAATTTTCCTTTTGATGAACTGCTGTTGGTGGCCAGTGAGAGGTCCGCAGGAAAAAAGATCACCTTCAAGGATAAGGAATACACAGTGATAGGTTTGGCTCAGGCGGTTTCCGAAAAGCCAGACATTGCCATTTTCTCAGCAGGTGGGGATACGTCCAAAGAATGGGCCCCAAAATTTGCTGAGGCAGGCACTATCGTGGTAGATAATTCTTCTGCTTGGAGAATGGATCCTACCAAGAAACTGGTAGTTCCTGAGATCAACGCTAAATCACTGAAGATTGACGACAGGATCATCGCTAACCCTAACTGCTCCACGATCCAAATGGTTTTGGCCTTGACCAAGCTCCGTGATCGCTATGGCATCAAGAGGGTGGTAGTTTCCACTTACCAGTCTGTGACGGGAAGTGGTCTTAAGGCAGTGAACCAACTCCAAGACGAACGTGCGGGAAAGGAAGGAGAAAAAGCATACCCTCATAAGATTGACCTTAATGTGTTGCCCCATATCGATGTGTTCCAAGACAATGGCTACACCAAAGAGGAGATGAAAATGATCAATGAAACCAAAAAAATCTTTGAAGACCCTTCCATTCAGGTGACAGCCACCACGGTGAGGATCCCTGTGATGGGTGGCCACTCCGAGGCGGTCAATGTGGAATTTAAAGAAGATTTTGACCTGCAAGAGGTGAAAGAGCTTTTGGCCGCTACGCCGGGCGTAATCGTGGAGGATGATGTTGCCAATAACGTATATCCAATGCCCATGAATGCCCATAAAAAAGACGAGGTGTTTGTTGGTAGATTGCGGAGAGATGAGTCCCAGCCAAATACACTGAACATGTGGATCGTGGCGGATAACCTGAGAAAAGGCGCTGCTACAAATGCTGTTCAGATCGCTGAATACCTCGTAAAACATAGCCTTGTATAAGCTTGGAGCTATCCAATATATATACACCGGAATTATTTCAATTTGTGCAGGATCATCTTACTGAAGATCCTGCACAATTACTTTTAAGGCATCGCCAGTCGAATAAGTTTGACCTCAAGGAGGCCGTGGCTCAGATAGCTGCAAGGCAAAAGGGACGACGAAAGCTCCCCGAATGGGCAGCCAATAAAGCCGTAATTTTCCCTCCTGCAGTTTCGATGGAACAGTGTTCCTCCGAACAAACCGCCACATTTAAGAAACGCCTTGCCAAGGGTGGATTTCTCCTGGACCTTACAGGGGGATTTGGGGTGGACTCCTACTATCTCGGGAAGCAATTCGAAAAAGTGGCCTATGTGGAACGACAGGACAAACTGGCCGCCATCGCTGATTATAATTTTTCGGTTTTGAGTGGTGGGGATGGTAAGTACCAGGTGTATTGTGGTGATGCGTTGGCATTTCTAAGGACGGTGGAGGGAATAGCAGATTGGATTTATGTGGATCCTGCCAGACGCGGAGGAGCCAACCAAAAACTGTACAAACTAGCCGATTGTGAGCCTGACATCATTGGGCATTGGGAAAGCCTTACCCAAAAGGCTCAACATATTATGATCAAAGCATCACCGATGCTGGACATCAAAGAAGCAATCAGGGAATTACCAGGACTAAGTGAAGTGCATGTAGTAGCCGTAAAAAATGAAGTAAAGGAACTGCTATTGGTGTGGAAACGGGAACAGGAAGGGGCTGCCCAAGTGATGACATGGGACCTACCTCATGATGAACCTTTTCATTTTGATTTTAATAAAGAGGAACATGCCGCCTCCACCTTTAGCTTGCCCAAAAACTACTTGGTGATTCCTTCCGCCGCAATCCTAAAAGCAGGGGCTTTTAAGGTATTTGGAAACCGCTATCGGCTCCATAAGGTGCACATGCACACCCACCTCTACACCACAGACGAATTGTCCAAGACATCCGGTGTATTAGGAAGGGTGTTTAGGATTCAAGAGGAAGTAAAGATGGAAAAGAAGGCCATTGGAAAGGCATTTCCTGCCGGACAGGTCAATGTGATCACCCGCAACTATCCTATGAAACCTGAAATCATCAAGAAGAAATTTCGCTTAAAGGATGGAGGAGAAGATTTTTTGATCGCATGTACCGTGCAGGACGGAACCCCGAAAGCTTATCGTTGTAGGCGCGTGGGTTGAATGCCCTTTTAGCGGGTGAAACTGATCATATTGTTTATTTTGGGAATAGGTCATTTCCCAACGGCCTCTTGGTTTGCGGGGATGCCGTTGATCGCTACTAAACTGTCCATCCTAATGGCCAGACCATTTTCACCAAAAAGGTATTCGCCATCTTTTACGTTCAGTATGCCGATCACTTTGGAATGAACGGATATTTCTTTCCCATCCTTGATAAAGGTGATATCACATTCGCTTCCCATGATAGACCATGCTTCTAGCCTATCATGATAGCTGGAGTTTACAGGATTGTATTCCATAATTATATTTTTTTAGAGAAGTAGGTGATTTACTAGTTCATATAAAACGAAAAACACTAGTGCTAATGTTCCATAGAACGTTAAAACTCGCAAACGGTTACATTTGTCCATAAACCAAAGCACAAAAACCGGTCGTATAAAGCCTACGATGATGCTCACAAGTGAGGCATAACAGAATGTCTTTAAGAGTAAAACCAGTGCGATCAGCATATGTTTATATTATTTCACGTGTTTTTGTTTATGACTATTATGAACAAAATATAGCAGATGCCAATAGGTTTGGCAATGCTTTTCAGGGCTAAAGGCTTCTCAGTTTGCCCCTATTCACTTTATTGAACTGAGGTAAAACGTAAAAAGGACAGTTTATAAAACTGTCCTTTAACTTAAAGTGTGTGCTTAAGTTGAATTATTTTTTACGTTTGATTTCACGCATTTCGTATCCTTCGATGGTGTCATCCAGTTTGATGTCATTATATCCCTTGATAGAGATACCACATTCGTAACCTGCTTTCACCTCAGAAACATCGTCTTTGTAACGCTTAAGCTGGTCGATTTCGCCATCGTGGATCACGATACCGTCTCGGATCACCCTGATTTTGTTCTTTCTGGTCACATAGCCGTCCGTAACATAACAGCCTGCCACTGTACCCACTTTGGAAATTTTGAAGACTTCCCTCACTTGGATGTTTCCTGTGATTACTTCCTCAAATTCCGGCTCAAGCATACCTTCGATGGCATCCTTGATTTGGTTAATGGCATCATAGATGATAGAGTAATGTCTGATTTCAATTTCTTCCTGCTCGGCGATACGTTTCGCACTGGTGGAAGGCCTTACTTGGAAACCGACAATAATGGCGTCAGAAGCGGAGGCCAACAGTACATCAGATTCTGAAATCTGGCCTACACCTTTGTGGATGATGTTTACACTTACTTCATCCTTGGAAAGCTTCAACAAGGAATCAGACAGTGCTTCTACCGATCCATCCACGTCACCTTTGATAATGATGTTAAGCTCCTTAAAGCTTCCGATAGCGAGACGTCTTCCGATTTCGTCCAAGGTAATGTGTTTCTTGGTACGCATACTCTGCTCACGGTTTATCTGCTCTCTGGAGTTAGCGATTTCCCTTGCTTCACGCTCTGTATCGTACACCTTCAGGATATCACCTGCTTGCGGTGCGCCGCTCAGTCCCAGTACCTGTACAGGTGTGGATGGCTCAGCTTCATCGACTTTCTTTCCTAAGTGGTCAAACATCGCCTTTACACGGCCATAATGCTGGCCAGCAAGCATGATGTCGCCAATTTTCAATGTCCCGTTTTGGATCATTACAGTAGATACATACCCTCGGCCTTTGTCGAGAGAAGCTTCCACTACTGTACCCATCGCCTTACGGTCAGAATTTGCTTTTAGTTCCAGGATTTCAGCTTCCAGGAGTACCTTCTCGAGGAGCTCATCCACTCCTTGGCCTGTTTTCGCAGAGATCTCCTGGGACTGGTATTTACCGCCCCAATCTTCCACCAAGAGGTTCATATTGGCCAGCTCTTCCTTAATTTTATTAGGATTCGCGTTAGGCTTATCGATTTTGTTGATGGCAAAGATCATCGGTACACCTGCTACCTGAGCGTGATTAATGGCCTCTTTGGTCTGTGGCATGATGTTGTCGTCCGCAGCGATAACGATAATTGCCACATCGGTAATTTTAGCACCACGGGCCCGCATGGCCGTAAAGGCTTCGTGACCTGGCGTATCCAAAAAAGCGATCTTGTCGCCATTGTCAGTCCTTACATCATAGGCACCAATGTGCTGGGTAATTCCCCCGGCCTCACCGCTGGTGACTTTGGAGCTCCTGATGTAGTCCAGTAAGGATGTCTTACCGTGATCGACGTGCCCCATGATCGTTACGATAGGAGCTCTATCCTCAAGATCTTCCGGGCTATCCTCTTCTTCTTCTACCTCTTCTTCTTCATCCGCCTTGGTGAATTCTACTTCATAGCCGAATTCATCCGCAATGATGGTAATTGCTTCTGCATCCAAACGCTGGTTAATGGATACAAACATGCCCAAGGACATACAAACAGAGATGATCTCATTTACCGATACATCCAACAGGGAAGCAAGGTCATTGGCCGAAATAAATTCAGTTACCTTCAGGATTTTGCTTTCCTCGGCACCTTCTGTGTGCTGCTCTTTGGCACGATCCCGTTGTTTGTCCCTTCTGGTCTTTTTGCCTCCGGATTTTCCTCCTCCTTGAAGACGTGCGAGCGTCTGCTTGATCTGGTCTTGGATTTCCTTTTGGGTAGGCTCGGCTTTCTGGAATCGGTTTCCACCTTTTCCACCGCCTTTATTATTGCCACCTGGTCTCTTGCGACCACCTTGGTTGCGGTTGTCTCCTCTTCCGCCCTGTGGGCCTCCTCCTCTGTTTCCGCCTTGGCCACCGCCAGTTCCAGGTTTATCGATACGCTTGCGAGGGCGCTTCTTTTTGTCTTTGTTTCTTTCATCTGAAGAAGCTACAGGTTTGGCCTTTTTCTTGGGCCTGTCCTTGGGTAGTTCTATCTTGCCAAGCACAGTCAAGCCTTTCAGGGCATCTGCTTTGGCAGAAATCACATTTCCAGAAGCGTCTTTTTTCTCCTGCGGAGGTGCTTCTTTGGCTTCTTTTGAATCAGATGGAGCAGGTTTAGCTTGAGGCTTTTTGTCAGAAGGTGGTGTGGCTGGCTTTTCAGCTGGTTGTTGCTTTTGGTCCTTAGATGCGTCATTTGATTCCTGTGGCTTCCCAGCTTCAGGTGTTGAAGGTTTAGCGTTTTCTTTTTGCTCAGACTTCTCAGCCTTAGGTGACTCATCTTTAGGTTTTTCAACAGCCTTTTCTGGAGCTTTC
It encodes:
- a CDS encoding THUMP-like domain-containing protein — encoded protein: MELSNIYTPELFQFVQDHLTEDPAQLLLRHRQSNKFDLKEAVAQIAARQKGRRKLPEWAANKAVIFPPAVSMEQCSSEQTATFKKRLAKGGFLLDLTGGFGVDSYYLGKQFEKVAYVERQDKLAAIADYNFSVLSGGDGKYQVYCGDALAFLRTVEGIADWIYVDPARRGGANQKLYKLADCEPDIIGHWESLTQKAQHIMIKASPMLDIKEAIRELPGLSEVHVVAVKNEVKELLLVWKREQEGAAQVMTWDLPHDEPFHFDFNKEEHAASTFSLPKNYLVIPSAAILKAGAFKVFGNRYRLHKVHMHTHLYTTDELSKTSGVLGRVFRIQEEVKMEKKAIGKAFPAGQVNVITRNYPMKPEIIKKKFRLKDGGEDFLIACTVQDGTPKAYRCRRVG
- a CDS encoding lamin tail domain-containing protein, whose translation is MKIPNCYLHRLRFIAMFLALTALTNVNAYTVPKIPADITLKSLFIFGAASYGKSFINEVENPKIYRDHSIKNPKPFCSPNNPQPKALYDHVNGRLSFVASFTGATYERFLYQNERPSSQTSKNSDAVDFKAIVINEVMAAPKKDNPLPYAEYVEIFNASDEAIELGGFYLKDDKKAVKLPGYLMAPEEYVLLVDEDDARDFEPFGNVLALSSWPGYTNSQGEVYICDANKTVIDSLVYSKKSYGSGSKDSDGFSLEVVNPFLSCDQSLLLLASESSKKGTPGKENSVFDTTPDMMGPRVVSATVRDSVNILVTFDETLSSSALSAGWTLNNGLNIIQSSFAEGTTNAVTLTLDRPLEEKIAYEITVGDLYDCAGNGIDPAANSATFQLPSLASGGEILLNELLSNPRSGTPKFVEIYNHSSKYIDLNGWKLANIDDGTIDSRKTISDRAKIIAPFDYLVVTTDIAELSQQYPKGKKEKWMELSSLPSYPIKGGAVILLSPDEKWVERLDYTEKMHHPLIQNPKGISLERFSPEEEGNNPKNWHSAAAAAGYATPGYKNSQHFARDQTNAAISIQPKVFVPEAAGEQPFTTISYQLADAGYLGTLRIFGTDGRLEMTICQNELWGTKGFYTWNGTNEKGRKVRPGYYILLAEFIHPDGQVHQVKETVVVGSKLK
- the infB gene encoding translation initiation factor IF-2 codes for the protein MSEEKMMRLGQVARKLNVGISTIVESMAKKGFDVESNPNSKISQEQFSMLAKEFKSSAQDKEEASHLSIGKRHNETFTIKAESESVPEEVKKEEPAKPAAPKQEEEPQKAPEKEEKVTSEAEKLPGIKVLGKIDLSKKDQAKKETSKKEESTKKEATPKQEEKKPAPEAPKAEKPAEKAPEKAVEKPKDESPKAEKSEQKENAKPSTPEAGKPQESNDASKDQKQQPAEKPATPPSDKKPQAKPAPSDSKEAKEAPPQEKKDASGNVISAKADALKGLTVLGKIELPKDRPKKKAKPVASSDERNKDKKKRPRKRIDKPGTGGGQGGNRGGGPQGGRGDNRNQGGRKRPGGNNKGGGKGGNRFQKAEPTQKEIQDQIKQTLARLQGGGKSGGKKTRRDKQRDRAKEQHTEGAEESKILKVTEFISANDLASLLDVSVNEIISVCMSLGMFVSINQRLDAEAITIIADEFGYEVEFTKADEEEEVEEEEDSPEDLEDRAPIVTIMGHVDHGKTSLLDYIRSSKVTSGEAGGITQHIGAYDVRTDNGDKIAFLDTPGHEAFTAMRARGAKITDVAIIVIAADDNIMPQTKEAINHAQVAGVPMIFAINKIDKPNANPNKIKEELANMNLLVEDWGGKYQSQEISAKTGQGVDELLEKVLLEAEILELKANSDRKAMGTVVEASLDKGRGYVSTVMIQNGTLKIGDIMLAGQHYGRVKAMFDHLGKKVDEAEPSTPVQVLGLSGAPQAGDILKVYDTEREAREIANSREQINREQSMRTKKHITLDEIGRRLAIGSFKELNIIIKGDVDGSVEALSDSLLKLSKDEVSVNIIHKGVGQISESDVLLASASDAIIVGFQVRPSTSAKRIAEQEEIEIRHYSIIYDAINQIKDAIEGMLEPEFEEVITGNIQVREVFKISKVGTVAGCYVTDGYVTRKNKIRVIRDGIVIHDGEIDQLKRYKDDVSEVKAGYECGISIKGYNDIKLDDTIEGYEMREIKRKK
- a CDS encoding aspartate-semialdehyde dehydrogenase, which gives rise to MKLAVVGATGLVGSEILEVLAEHNFPFDELLLVASERSAGKKITFKDKEYTVIGLAQAVSEKPDIAIFSAGGDTSKEWAPKFAEAGTIVVDNSSAWRMDPTKKLVVPEINAKSLKIDDRIIANPNCSTIQMVLALTKLRDRYGIKRVVVSTYQSVTGSGLKAVNQLQDERAGKEGEKAYPHKIDLNVLPHIDVFQDNGYTKEEMKMINETKKIFEDPSIQVTATTVRIPVMGGHSEAVNVEFKEDFDLQEVKELLAATPGVIVEDDVANNVYPMPMNAHKKDEVFVGRLRRDESQPNTLNMWIVADNLRKGAATNAVQIAEYLVKHSLV